The genomic region TATCGGATACGAGCTTTTTCGTATCCATGTTGTATTCCATCGCCCTGGCGGTAAGCGTTTTGTTGTCTTCGGTTCTTAAGAAGATTTTACCCTCTAAGATCATCAATCTTGTCTTGTGATTGATCTCTCCCTTTTCGGCGAGAAGTTTCGATTTGAATTTTCCGCCCTCGAACTGATCGAAGTCGATATTGTAGAAGATGGTTTTATTCTCGTTTACGTAGACGTAGGATTCTTCCGCTCTGAGTTCCCATTGGAGTTGTCCGTTTTCGTCGTAGGCTTCCCGTTTGAAGTTGCGAATGGAAACGGAGGAACCGCTTTCTCTTTCCTTTTCCACTCTTTCGTAATTTACTTTTTTGCAATCGAAGAATGAAAACGAGAAGAAGACGCAGACAACCGAAAGGAAAACGATCCGAATCCGATTGAGGTTGTTCTTCTTCATAAAAATTGGGTCGCAGTTAGTTTCTGGAAACGAGAATCTCTTTTTTGATATAACGATCCAAACCGATCATCTCCTTCAAAAGGGATTTGATCTGAGAAAGAGGATATTGAGTCGTCGCATCGGAAAGAGCCTTTTCGGGATTGGGATGGACTTCCATAAAAATTCCTTCGATGCCGAGAGAAACCGCGGAACGAAGAACGCTCGGAATGAATTCTCTTTGTCCGCCGGTGCTGTTTCCCGCCGCTCCCGGAAGTTGCGCGGAATGGGTCGCGTCGAATACGACCGGAATATCGAATCCGTGGATGATCGGGATCGCCCTTCCGTCGAAGATCAGATTTCCGTAACCGAAGCTCGTTCCTCTTTCGGTTACGATACATTTTTCGTTTCCGGATTCTTTCATCTTAACGGCGATATGACGCGTGTCGGCCGGTGCAAGAAATTGACCTTTTTTCACGTTCACCCATTTTCCCGTTTTTGCGGATTCGGCGATCAGATCGGTTTGTCTGCAAAGAAAGGCCGGAATCTGGTAAACGTCGATCACGTCTTTCAGAGGAGCGATCTGATGCGTTTCGTGGATATCCGTCAGAACGGGAACGTTGTATTTGTTTTTGATATATTCTAAATTCTTAATGCCTTCGGCGAGTCCCGGACCTCTGTAAGAATTTACGGAGGAACGGTTCGCTTTGTCGAAACTGCTTTTGAATATATAAGGAATTTTTAATTCTCCGCAGATCTCGATCATTTCCGCACAGACTCGATCCAACAGGTCGCGATTCTCCATAACGCAGGGACCGGAGATCAAAAAGAACGGTTCGTCTCCTCCGATTTTGGCTCCGTTTAGAAAATCTCTTTTGGTGCAGGTATTGTCTTTCATGTTTATCCTTTCTTTGAGTATTTCACGGTAGCACCGATAAATCCAGCGAATAAAGGATGGGGCGCCGTCGGTTTGGATTGAAATTCGGGATGGAACTGAACTCCGATAAACCAATTGTGTTTCGGAATTTCCACGATCTCTACGAGGTTGTCGTCCGGGGAGGTCCCCGCGATCACCATTCCGTTTTCCTCATATTGTTTTTTGTAACGGTTCGTGAATTCGAATCTATGTCTGTGTCGTTCGTGAATCAGTTCGGATTTATATTCTTTAAAGGTAAGAGTGTCTTTTTTGATTTTGCAAGGATAAGAACCGAGTCTCATCGTTCCGCCCATCTGTTCGATGTCGTTTTGTTCTTCCAAAAGCGAGATCACCGGATGTTCCGTGTCCGGTCTGATCTCTGTGGAGTTTGCGTCTTTCAAACCGAGAACGTTTCTTCCGTATTCCACGACCGCGCATTGCATTCCGAGACAGATTCCGAAAAAAGGAATTCCTTTGGTTCTTGCGTATTGAATGGCGAGAATTTTTCCCTCGATCCCCCGATCTCCGAAACCGCCCGGAACCAAAATGCCGTGTACGTTTTTCAAAGAATCGGCGACGTTGTCCTTGTCCAAATTCTCGGGATCGATTTTTACGAATTCGACCTTCGCGTTATGCGCGATTCCGCCGTGCGAAAGACTTTCATAGATGGAACGATATGCGTCTTGTAAGGAAATATATTTTCCGACAACGGCGACTTGAACGGTTTCTTTCGTGGTGATCAGTCCTTTCACCATAGAATCCCATCCGTTGAAGTTGGAAGTGCGGAGTTCCATTCCCATCGTTTTGAGAACGACCTCGTCGAGTTTTTCTTCCTTATACATTTTAGGAATTTCGTATATTGAAGTGGAGATATCGCTCGCGGAGATTACGTTTTCTTCCTTTACGTTGCAGAAGAGGGAAAGTTTATTCTTCATTTCCTTTGTCATCGGTTGAGAAACGCGGCAAACGAGAATGTCGGGTTGGATTCCGAGTCCGAGCAATTCTTTGACGGAATGTTGCGTCGGTTTTGTTTTCGCTTCTCCCGCTGCGGTGATCGTCGGGACCAGCGTTAAATGGACGAAGAGCACGTTGGAACTTCCGTGTTCGTAACGCATCTGACGGATCGCTTCCAAAAACGGAATCGATTCGATGTCGCCTACCGTTCCTCCGATTTCGACGATTATAAAGTCTGGGTTTTCTTCTCGGGCGACGATATACATTCGGTTTCGGATTTCGTTCGTGATATGAGGAACCACTTGAACCGTTCGACCGAGGTAATCCCCTTTTCTTTCTCTTTGAATGACCGTATTATAAATCTGTCCGGTCGAAACGGAATTCTTCCGTGTCAATTTGGAATGAGTAAAACGTTCGTAGTAACCGAGATCCAAATCGGTTTCGGCTCCGTCGGCGGTGACATACACTTCTCCGTGTTGGTAGGGACTCATGGTTCCCGGATCGATATTGATATAAGGATCCATTTTTTGGAGAGAAACCGTATATCCTCTGCTTTCCAACAAACAACCCAGAGCCGCGACCGTGACCCCTTTTCCAAGTGAGGAACTCACCCCTCCGGTTACAAAGATAAACTTAGTTCTCGACAACTTGCATTCCCGCCTTTCAGAACAGAGTTTTGAGTGTTTCCAGAAATTCAAACAGGAATTTCTAAGAATTCTGTCTCTAAAAAAATAGAAGGACTTCGTTTTAGAGTTTCAGGATTTTCTCGATGAGAAGCGAGGTGGATTTTCCGGGGACAAAGGGTAAGATTTTGACTTCTCCGCCGAATTGACGAACAATCGGAGTTTCGGGAAGTTCTTCGACTTTGTAATCTCCCCCCTTTACGTGGATGGAAGGTTTTACGAGTCGGATGAGATCGAGGGGCGTGTCTTGGGAAAAAATCGTGACCGCGTCCACAAATCTTAGGTTGGAAAGTAGAATGGCCCGATCTTCCTCGGAAACGACGGGTCTTTGTTCTCCCTTGAGACGTTTTACGGAAGAATCCGCGTTCAGTCCCACCCAGAGAAAATCTCCGAGTTCTCTCGCCTGGGAAAGATAGGTGACGTGTCCTTTGTGAACGAGATCAAAACATCCGTTTGTGAATACGATTCTTTTGTCCTTACGAATTTGGTCGGCGAAATCTGCGGCCTGATCCCAGGGAACGATATGATTTTTCAAATCCATTCTTACTTTTGAAAACTCCCCATCGATTGTAAGGACGCTTCGAGTTCTTCCGGCGTTACGGTTTCTGCTCCGAGTTTTCCGACTACGACGCCCGCGGCGGCGTTTGATACGACGCTTGCGTCCAACTCGCTGAGCCCCGCCGCGTGATACGCGGTATAGGCGCTGATGACGGTATCACCGGCTCCGGTTACGTCGAAAACTTCTCTTGCGACCGTCGGTATATGAAAGATTTCTTTTTTAGCGGAGAGATAGAGGCTCATTCCTTTTTCCCCTCTTGTAATCATCAGAGAAGGACAGGAAAGTTTTTCCGAAATTTCTTCGGCCGCTTTTAAGACCTCGGAATCGTTCTCGAGTTTTTTGCCGATCGCCTTTCCCGCTTCGTGATGGTTCGGGGTGAGAATGCTCACGCCTTGGTAAAGAAAAAAATGACTGACCTGGGGATCCACGGTTACGATCTTTTTTTTATCCACGCAAATCTTGGAAACCTCGCCGATGATTCTCGGCGTTAAGGTACCCTTATCGTAATCGGAAAGAACGACCGCGTCTGCGGAATCGATTCTTTCTAAGAAAGCTTTCAGAAGTTCGTCTTCCTCTTTTTGTGTGATCGGTTTTAATTCTTCCTTGTCGATTCTGCAAACTTGTTGATGTCCCGCGATCACTCTCGTTTTTAAGATGGTCGGTACGTCTTCGGATTGAATTAGAAAATTCTGATTTTGATCCGTCTTTTCATCGGAAAGAAGTTTCGAGAGACTTTTTGCCTTTTCGTCTTTTCCGGATCTTCCTAAAACGATGGAAGTAACTCCTAAACTCGATAAATTTTTGACTACGTTTCCCGCTCCGCCTAAGGTTATTTTTTCCTTTCGAACCCAGACGACCGGTACGGGAGCTTCGGGAGAAATTCGATTCACTTCTCCGATCAGATATTCGTCCAGGATGAAATCTCCGATTACGATGATTTTTAAATTCTTAAGATTCGCCGTGGAAGTTTGAAAGCGGTTTCGATCGAGATAATACAAATTCTACTAGTCCTTGGGATTTTGATTTACGGTTTCTCTCTAAGCAGTTATAGTATCCTTCCCGTGTCAACCACTACTGTCCCCATCTTTCCGTTGCCGGAAATCATTCTATTCCCTGGGACATACCTACCTCTTCACATCTTTGAACCTCGTTACCGATTGATGCTCGATTATTGTATGGAATCCGGAGAAGAATTGGCCGTTGCCCCCATTCTTCCCGCTAAGTCCAGAGCGCCTTCCAAACATCCCGAGATCGAGACCGTTTTCGGTTGGGGAAAAATCATTCGAAGAGATCCGTTGCCCGACGGTCGATCGAATATTCTTTTGGAAGGAAAGGGAATCGCTAAACTGATCGACTACGAAACGGTGGAGCCGTTTCGGGTGGCGCGTATCGAAAAGATCGAACCGGATTTCGAATATCTAAAGGACGAAGATTTTAGAAAGACTTTCGAACGCCTTCTGTTTCTTACAAAACGAATTCTTCTTTCGGAAGGCGCCGGGGAAGATTTGATTCTTCGTATGAACGAACTCATGACTCATCCTTTTCCGATCGATTTTATCGCTTCCATTCTCAATTTTGAATTTTCCAAAAAACAAGAGATTCTTGTGGATCCAAACCCGTTGGAGAAAACGAAAATTCTTATGGAGATCGTGGAAGAATTGAATTTGAAAGAATAGTTTTTTCGGAGTTTTTTAGTTTACGGCCGGGTTCTCAGGGTTCCATAAGTGCGCTTCGGAGAACCGTTTCTTGTATGGGCGTTTTATTGCTGAATTCCGATCCGGAAATCCGTTCGATTCTTCAAGAAAGAAAAACGGAAGTTGTTACCCTTTTGATTCCCGAAGCTACGTTATTCGCGTTGGGTGAAAAGGGGCGAAAAAATCTCGGGAAACAGATTCCGATTCTTTTGAAGTATTATTCCAAGTATTTGTCCACGACAAAACGTTTGGGGAAGAATGCTCGTAAAACTATCTATCAACCGAGTCCGGGCAAGGAGAAAATGAAGAGAATCAATGTGCGTTTGAGCACGGGAAGTTGGTCTTTGCTCGGTGCGCTTGCTCAAGTTCACGGGGTTTCTCGGTGTTTTCTTTTTAATTATTTACTTTGGTTTGAAAAAGTTGGGGTCGGGGATTCTATCGTGAGAACTATGAATGAGGGAGGTCCTACGTTTCACAGGGAATACAAATACATTCTTCACCTCGATCTTCTGAAAAACGAAATAACACGCAGATTAGAATGCAACCCGAGGAGCACTTTTTTCGTGGTAAACTACGAAAGTTTGTACAGCTCGTAAAGATATTCAAAAATTCTGAACCGAATTTTAAAATTGGACAATAAGTTTTAGAATACGATCATTCCTGTTCTTCAAAAAACGGAAACGTTGCTGCTTGTAAAAAGTCCCAACGAAAAATCGACAAAGCCTGACTTGTCCGAAAATACAAACCAAGAATTCAAAAGAATCCAATCCATCGATTTATATCTTCCGACAAGTAAACCCGAGAACGGACACTATAAAAAGCAGAACCTACCGATCAAGATTGAACTTTCTTAAACACCCGCCGCGAAGTCACATAACGATCAATCCACCATTTCATCGAAATCTTATCGATCACAACCCCCCTTGTCGAAGACGCATGTGCAAATTCCTTGTCGCTAATAACGAGCCCGACGTGGGTAATCTTACTTTGATTCGGGGAAGCGGAAAAAAAGATCAAATCACCGGCCCGCAAATTCTCATGGGAGACTTTGCTCCCCGAATTCGCCTGATCTCGACCCAGACGAGGAACAATTTTTGTGGGAACTCCCACCCGCTTATCCGTTAACGAACTAAACGTAAACCCGGAACAATCCACACCCTTCTTCGAAGTCCCACCCCAATAATAAGGGGTCCCGAGCCATTCTTTCACGACCGAAAGTAAATAAGAAGAATGTAATGTTTCCCACTCCTCCTTTGCGGCCGGAACGGGAGCATCCGGCTCGACTTCGGGAACCAATGGCGGATCGGGAATATTCTCCTCAAACCCGAATTTTGGACGATCCCCGATCACGATTTCGCCCGCGGAATCCAAACCGCTATCCAAGGTTCTCGCGGTCGCGATCGAACTCGTCCAAGAATCCACGGATTTACTTTTGGTCCCGTCGTGCAAGGATTTGAGCTGGGACAACAGATCGGAGGCTAACGTATAACGATCGTTAGACGGATTGAAAAAAATCGCCTGACGAAAGGCCGAATCCGTTTTTTCAAACGGAGAATTTGCGCCCTTATTCGGAAAAAGGCTGAGAATTCTCGACGCGAGTCGGTTTTCCGGAATCCCCGCATATTTACCCGCGATCAAAGCGCGGCCCCCGGCCAAAACGGAAAAACCGTCCCAACGGGACTTCAACGCAGTCGATAAAAAAACGTTCCGGATTTCTTCCCGAATTCCAGCCTTATCCGTTTCCTTAACGAACAAGGAAACCAAAACGAAATCCTTATCGCTGAGTTTTTGTTTGGAAAGAATGGGGATCGCGTCCTCCGCTTCTGTAAAACGCATTCCCGAAAGAGAAACGTAATACTGATTCACGATCAGATCCGCTACCGTATCGGGAGCAAGGCCTTCCATGATCGCCCAGGGAATCGTATTCTTCGTGATCTCGATTACTTTCGGGTCCTTCGATTTTCCGCCTAACTTCTGAAAGACGGAATTTCGGATTAAAAGAGTTTGACCGGTTTCAAAATCCTCTTTGAGCAGATCGGAAAACGAGTCCGCAAAAACGGAAACCGGAATCCAAATAACGGCGAAAAGAATCGTCAGAATTCGAAACATCATCATCTCCTAATATATCAATTTTAGAATGTATAAAAACGGGAATTCTCGCGTTATACGTTATTGATCGCCGCCGTGCATCCAGACTTGGAATTTTTTTCTTGCCAAATAAAGAATCAAACCGCCCGAAAAAGCGAGACCTGCAAACATTCCGAAAAAAGTCGGAAAACTATCGGTTCTCATCAAACCTGCCAATTCTCCTGCGAGAATATTGCCGAAAAAACTGGAAAGAAACCAAACGCCCATCATAAACCCGCCGAGATGACTCGGAGCCAATTTCGTGACAAGCGCAAGTCCGCCCGGAGAAGTGAACAATTCCCCGATCGTAATACAAAGAACCATTAAAAAAAGCCAGATCGCCGAGATCTTATGCCCGACTCGAAAGTCAAGAGTGACTAACGTTAAAATCAGAAACCCAAAACCCAAAATAAAAAACCCGTATGCGAATCTCGTCGAAGTATCGGGTTTCCAATTCCGCCGCGCGAGAACCGTCCAAAAGGAGGCGATCAAAGGAGCAAAAACCAAAATCAAAAGAGGATTTAAGGATTGGAAAAAAGGAGTGGGAATATCGTAACCGAACCAATTCCGATCCACGTGACGATCGATAAAAAGATTCATCGAAGACCCGATCTGTTCAAAGACCGCCCAGAAAATGATCGCAAAGGTCGTAAAGATGAGAATCACCGCGAGTCTTTGTTTTTCTTCTCGGGTTAAGGGAGAATGTCTCTGTCCCTCTTCGATTCTATTTTTTTTGCCGGGTTCGAAAACCCGATCCGAAAATCTTTTTTGTCCGAAAAGAAAAATCAAAATCCCGAATAACACCCCGAAGGCGGCCACGCCGAATCCGTAACCCCAGCCGAAGGATTCGCTGAAATACCCGCAGAAAAGAGGTCCTAAAAAACCGCCGAGATTGATTCCCATATAAAAGATCGTAAACCCGGAATCTTTCATGTGGGTTTTGTTATCTTCTTCGTAGATTCTTCCCACTACCGTGGAGATGTTCGGTTTAAAAAAACCGACTCCGATGATGAGCAATGTCAATCCCAAAAGAAAGAACGGCTTCGTTTCAAAGGCAAGACTGAGATGTCCGAACATCATCAAAGTCGTTCCCAAAAAGATGGACCTTCGAAAACCGAGATAACGATCCGCGAGATAGCCGCCGATCAAAGGGGTTAAATAAACAAGACCGGTATAAATTCCGTAAACCCGGTTCGCTTCCGGATCCGAATAGTGAAAAACCTTCGTGAGAAACAGCACGAGTAAGGCGCGCATTCCGTAAAAACTGAATCGTTCCCAGGTTTCCGTAAGAAACAAAACGGGAAGACCTTTCGGGTGAGAATTTACGCTTTTGCTCTGGAGGTCCATAAGGGTTCCTGAATATTCTCTTCAAGGTTCGCATAACGCGCCGCTACGAAAAAATAATCCGAAAGACGGTTCATAAAAATCATAGGAGGAGAAAGAATTTCGAGCCCCTCTTCCTTGTATTTCACCATTTCGCGTTCGAGTCTTCTGGCGACCGTTCTGCATATATGCAAAAACGAAGAGCCTTTGGTTCCTCCTGGCAGAATGAACTTTTTCAAAGGTTGTAATTTTTCCTGCATCGTGTCGATCCGCCCTTCCAAAAAGGAAATGTCCTCTTCTAAGATACAGGATTCATCCTTGGGTCTAAACCCCGCGAGCTCCGAACCCAATTCAAAAAGTAAATTTTGAATCGTTTCCAAGGGAGAATGAAGATCGGAATTTTCAGGTAAAAAAGATCGAACGACCCCGATCGTGGAATTGAGTTCGTCTGCGGTTCCGAACAATTCCACTCTACGATCGGATTTGGGAACCTTGGCTCCGGTCGCCAAAGAGGTCTGACCGAAATCCCCTTTCTTAGTATAGATTTTCATAATTCTTCCGTAAGCTCGATTCTCCATCACGGAAAAAGGAGACAAAATACGATCAAAACAATGGAAACGGCGGATGGAAAGAAAAGGACTTTTTTTATAAACTGAAGGAAAAGAGTTGCTTTCAGAAATAGTTTTGGTTAATATTTTGACAAAAGTTTCCTAAACTAAAGTTCGGCTCCCTCCGCACAATACTTTAGGAAAAAAATATAAAAACTTTCACCTCCGTCCTAAAACAGAGTGGAAGTTCGCAGTGGAAAACAAAGGCGGTCTTCGCCCCAAAACATCGGCCCGGACGGATCCGGGCAACATTGACAGGGAGGTTGTGAAAATGATCATCAATCACAACATTAGCGCACTCAGGACGAACAACGTACTGAAGAGCGTAAACAAAGAATTGGATAAAACCATGGAGAAACTCTCCACCGGTTTGCGGATCAACCGCGCCGGGGACGACGCTCTGGGTTTTGCCATGTCCGAAAAGATGCGGACTCAGATCCGCGGCCTGGCTCAAGCGGAGCGTAACGTGATGGACGGGGTTTCCTTCATTCAAGTTACGGAAGGAACTCTGGAACAGGTCAACAATATCCTGCAAAGACTGAGAGAACTTTCGATCCAGACTTCGAACGGAATTTATTCCAACGAAGATCGTAAGCTGGTTCAACTCGAAGTCGATCAACTGATTGAGGAAGTGGATCGAATCGGTAAATCCGCCGAGTTCAATCATATCAAACCTCTTTCGGGAGATCATTCGAAACAATCCAACAAACCGATTCAGTTGCAGGTCGGACCGAATCAAAACGAAAAACTCGATATCTTTATCGATTCCATGAACGCCACCGGACTTCAGTTGGTTGCGAACGGAAAAAAACAAGCCCTCTCTTCTCCGGCCAGCGCGAACGCGATGATCGGAATTTTGGATACGGCGATTTC from Leptospira kmetyi serovar Malaysia str. Bejo-Iso9 harbors:
- a CDS encoding peptide MFS transporter, producing the protein MDLQSKSVNSHPKGLPVLFLTETWERFSFYGMRALLVLFLTKVFHYSDPEANRVYGIYTGLVYLTPLIGGYLADRYLGFRRSIFLGTTLMMFGHLSLAFETKPFFLLGLTLLIIGVGFFKPNISTVVGRIYEEDNKTHMKDSGFTIFYMGINLGGFLGPLFCGYFSESFGWGYGFGVAAFGVLFGILIFLFGQKRFSDRVFEPGKKNRIEEGQRHSPLTREEKQRLAVILIFTTFAIIFWAVFEQIGSSMNLFIDRHVDRNWFGYDIPTPFFQSLNPLLILVFAPLIASFWTVLARRNWKPDTSTRFAYGFFILGFGFLILTLVTLDFRVGHKISAIWLFLMVLCITIGELFTSPGGLALVTKLAPSHLGGFMMGVWFLSSFFGNILAGELAGLMRTDSFPTFFGMFAGLAFSGGLILYLARKKFQVWMHGGDQ
- a CDS encoding CTP synthase, producing MSRTKFIFVTGGVSSSLGKGVTVAALGCLLESRGYTVSLQKMDPYINIDPGTMSPYQHGEVYVTADGAETDLDLGYYERFTHSKLTRKNSVSTGQIYNTVIQRERKGDYLGRTVQVVPHITNEIRNRMYIVAREENPDFIIVEIGGTVGDIESIPFLEAIRQMRYEHGSSNVLFVHLTLVPTITAAGEAKTKPTQHSVKELLGLGIQPDILVCRVSQPMTKEMKNKLSLFCNVKEENVISASDISTSIYEIPKMYKEEKLDEVVLKTMGMELRTSNFNGWDSMVKGLITTKETVQVAVVGKYISLQDAYRSIYESLSHGGIAHNAKVEFVKIDPENLDKDNVADSLKNVHGILVPGGFGDRGIEGKILAIQYARTKGIPFFGICLGMQCAVVEYGRNVLGLKDANSTEIRPDTEHPVISLLEEQNDIEQMGGTMRLGSYPCKIKKDTLTFKEYKSELIHERHRHRFEFTNRYKKQYEENGMVIAGTSPDDNLVEIVEIPKHNWFIGVQFHPEFQSKPTAPHPLFAGFIGATVKYSKKG
- a CDS encoding C40 family peptidase, with the protein product MFRILTILFAVIWIPVSVFADSFSDLLKEDFETGQTLLIRNSVFQKLGGKSKDPKVIEITKNTIPWAIMEGLAPDTVADLIVNQYYVSLSGMRFTEAEDAIPILSKQKLSDKDFVLVSLFVKETDKAGIREEIRNVFLSTALKSRWDGFSVLAGGRALIAGKYAGIPENRLASRILSLFPNKGANSPFEKTDSAFRQAIFFNPSNDRYTLASDLLSQLKSLHDGTKSKSVDSWTSSIATARTLDSGLDSAGEIVIGDRPKFGFEENIPDPPLVPEVEPDAPVPAAKEEWETLHSSYLLSVVKEWLGTPYYWGGTSKKGVDCSGFTFSSLTDKRVGVPTKIVPRLGRDQANSGSKVSHENLRAGDLIFFSASPNQSKITHVGLVISDKEFAHASSTRGVVIDKISMKWWIDRYVTSRRVFKKVQS
- a CDS encoding LON peptidase substrate-binding domain-containing protein, translated to MLPVSTTTVPIFPLPEIILFPGTYLPLHIFEPRYRLMLDYCMESGEELAVAPILPAKSRAPSKHPEIETVFGWGKIIRRDPLPDGRSNILLEGKGIAKLIDYETVEPFRVARIEKIEPDFEYLKDEDFRKTFERLLFLTKRILLSEGAGEDLILRMNELMTHPFPIDFIASILNFEFSKKQEILVDPNPLEKTKILMEIVEELNLKE
- the rfaE1 gene encoding D-glycero-beta-D-manno-heptose-7-phosphate kinase, coding for MYYLDRNRFQTSTANLKNLKIIVIGDFILDEYLIGEVNRISPEAPVPVVWVRKEKITLGGAGNVVKNLSSLGVTSIVLGRSGKDEKAKSLSKLLSDEKTDQNQNFLIQSEDVPTILKTRVIAGHQQVCRIDKEELKPITQKEEDELLKAFLERIDSADAVVLSDYDKGTLTPRIIGEVSKICVDKKKIVTVDPQVSHFFLYQGVSILTPNHHEAGKAIGKKLENDSEVLKAAEEISEKLSCPSLMITRGEKGMSLYLSAKKEIFHIPTVAREVFDVTGAGDTVISAYTAYHAAGLSELDASVVSNAAAGVVVGKLGAETVTPEELEASLQSMGSFQK
- the lptC gene encoding LPS export ABC transporter periplasmic protein LptC; the protein is MKKNNLNRIRIVFLSVVCVFFSFSFFDCKKVNYERVEKERESGSSVSIRNFKREAYDENGQLQWELRAEESYVYVNENKTIFYNIDFDQFEGGKFKSKLLAEKGEINHKTRLMILEGKIFLRTEDNKTLTARAMEYNMDTKKLVSDTEVTVSADGTTIRGIGLRADKDLNKFTILKPSAITQGGTNPLKAAGSP
- the rfaE2 gene encoding D-glycero-beta-D-manno-heptose 1-phosphate adenylyltransferase, with translation MDLKNHIVPWDQAADFADQIRKDKRIVFTNGCFDLVHKGHVTYLSQARELGDFLWVGLNADSSVKRLKGEQRPVVSEEDRAILLSNLRFVDAVTIFSQDTPLDLIRLVKPSIHVKGGDYKVEELPETPIVRQFGGEVKILPFVPGKSTSLLIEKILKL
- the kdsA gene encoding 3-deoxy-8-phosphooctulonate synthase, which produces MKDNTCTKRDFLNGAKIGGDEPFFLISGPCVMENRDLLDRVCAEMIEICGELKIPYIFKSSFDKANRSSVNSYRGPGLAEGIKNLEYIKNKYNVPVLTDIHETHQIAPLKDVIDVYQIPAFLCRQTDLIAESAKTGKWVNVKKGQFLAPADTRHIAVKMKESGNEKCIVTERGTSFGYGNLIFDGRAIPIIHGFDIPVVFDATHSAQLPGAAGNSTGGQREFIPSVLRSAVSLGIEGIFMEVHPNPEKALSDATTQYPLSQIKSLLKEMIGLDRYIKKEILVSRN
- a CDS encoding DUF1564 domain-containing protein, producing MGVLLLNSDPEIRSILQERKTEVVTLLIPEATLFALGEKGRKNLGKQIPILLKYYSKYLSTTKRLGKNARKTIYQPSPGKEKMKRINVRLSTGSWSLLGALAQVHGVSRCFLFNYLLWFEKVGVGDSIVRTMNEGGPTFHREYKYILHLDLLKNEITRRLECNPRSTFFVVNYESLYSS
- a CDS encoding flagellin yields the protein MIINHNISALRTNNVLKSVNKELDKTMEKLSTGLRINRAGDDALGFAMSEKMRTQIRGLAQAERNVMDGVSFIQVTEGTLEQVNNILQRLRELSIQTSNGIYSNEDRKLVQLEVDQLIEEVDRIGKSAEFNHIKPLSGDHSKQSNKPIQLQVGPNQNEKLDIFIDSMNATGLQLVANGKKQALSSPASANAMIGILDTAISKVNQQRADLGAYYNRLEITSQGLQSSYVNMVAAESRVRDADMAEQIVDYTRNQILTKSGSAMLAQANMRPDQVVKLLSDRFG
- a CDS encoding cob(I)yrinic acid a,c-diamide adenosyltransferase; amino-acid sequence: MKIYTKKGDFGQTSLATGAKVPKSDRRVELFGTADELNSTIGVVRSFLPENSDLHSPLETIQNLLFELGSELAGFRPKDESCILEEDISFLEGRIDTMQEKLQPLKKFILPGGTKGSSFLHICRTVARRLEREMVKYKEEGLEILSPPMIFMNRLSDYFFVAARYANLEENIQEPLWTSRAKA